GATGGGCGATTCCGCTGGTGCTTCGCTAGCGGACACCGGTGACTCATACGGATTGGTCATTTAACTCAGGCCCCTCGTCATCGCGAAGGACTAGCACCCCATGCACAACCCTCTTCGAACTAGTTCTCTGTTCTCGCTCGCTGTTAACTAAACCAGCCTTTAGTTTGACTGAAGTGTTTTTACTGCAAATCTCACACGAGTTGTGGGTCGACCGTACGAAATCCGTCCATTGATCAAATTGACGTAAGTTTCAGAGAGCCTGCGGTGTCCAAAATAGAATGTTTCCCATCATTCGCTTTGGTGATGTTGCGAGCGTTCTTTCTTGGATTCGCATTTGGAGTGACAGGGGCAACAGGGTGCCGAGAGGGGTCTGTCCCGCTCGCAGGAACTCCCGCCGCGAAGTCGCCGACGGAAAGCACGTAAAAATGTCGTAGACGCGGGCGATACCGACCCTGGAGGTAACGATGCTCAAAACGCGTGTTATTTTGCGTTGTAGGTCACGTCGAGCCTTGCGATATAAATCGAACACTTGCCAGACTCACTCGAGTAATAGCTCGTCCACAGCTCTTTGCCAAAGAGATGGAGGCCCGGGTAACCGGTTTCGTGCTGCGATGGCAACGTGAGGGCGGGGCTAAGATTCGGAGGATCGATCGAAAGCCACGCTAACGCAGTTTTGGCAGAGCCTGCACCGATTGGCTTCGCGCGCCCCCCGACCAGAAGCCGCCCATCAGAAAATTGAATCAACGCCGGGCCGTTAAAGCGGTCGTTCAACTCCTGCCAGGTCCAATCCTTGTATGGAGGTCGCGAAAGTCCCAGACGATTCTGGCCTCCTTCACGCCTCAGCAGGACGACACACCGACTATCAGGCTGAAAGGCGAATGCCGCTTCGTTCACGTACCCACCACCAGCCTCCGTCTGCACGATGCGTTCCCACTCCAGGCCGTCACGGCTGCGATAAAAAACCAAAAAGGTCTCGCCGCCCAAGCCTTTCGGACGTTGGCAATAACCGAAACTGTAAACGTAATCGCCATGCGTCACGAATCGCCACATCCAGACCTGCGGATCACCCACGATTCGCTTATCCCACCGTTCGCCGTCCGCTGTGACCGAGACTCGCGTGACCGTCCGCCAGTTAAGCGGGTTTTTAGTGTCTTGCGTGCGGTCGCCCATTCCCACCAGCAATCGGCCATCCGGTAGTACGCAGAGCTTCGGATCGCGAAGATCGTGTCCTTCTTCAGTGAACTGCACGAGACTTTCCCAAGTCTTGCCGTCCTCGCTACGAAGGATTCGCACCTTTCCGTCGTACGAAGCATGAGCAATTCCTTCACGGAATGAGCAGTACCAGCGATCCTTCCAACGAATGAGGTCGGTGAACGCATTATGGGGAGCAGCGTCCCAGATCAGCTTCGAGTTCAGGACGCGAA
Above is a window of Anatilimnocola aggregata DNA encoding:
- a CDS encoding exo-alpha-sialidase, giving the protein MASLPRIRVLNSKLIWDAAPHNAFTDLIRWKDRWYCSFREGIAHASYDGKVRILRSEDGKTWESLVQFTEEGHDLRDPKLCVLPDGRLLVGMGDRTQDTKNPLNWRTVTRVSVTADGERWDKRIVGDPQVWMWRFVTHGDYVYSFGYCQRPKGLGGETFLVFYRSRDGLEWERIVQTEAGGGYVNEAAFAFQPDSRCVVLLRREGGQNRLGLSRPPYKDWTWQELNDRFNGPALIQFSDGRLLVGGRAKPIGAGSAKTALAWLSIDPPNLSPALTLPSQHETGYPGLHLFGKELWTSYYSSESGKCSIYIARLDVTYNAK